In a genomic window of Onychostoma macrolepis isolate SWU-2019 chromosome 08, ASM1243209v1, whole genome shotgun sequence:
- the tmem115 gene encoding transmembrane protein 115: MNRYLPVARQHFLSALASTSVVVKSICATVILLYLLSWPANTPYLLGITPGFLFPPNFWIWTLLTHAVVEQHILGVAVNIATVMVAGRLLEPLWGALELLIFFAVVNVAAGLLSGLSYLLTYAATFDLDYLFAVRVYGAPAFLGGVLVALKQTAGDTTVLRVPQVRLKAAPALALLAIAVLRLAGMLDTSAPLAACGYGALSGWVYLRFYQRHSRGRGDMSDHFAFASFFPEALQPAVGFAAGLVHAALVKIKVCRKMVKRYDVGAPSSITISLPGTDPQDAERRRQLALKALNERLKRVEDQSAWPSMEDEEDDEDEEMRTDTPLLSSRETLPPAPSTTQNPTGQQESSIISFEDAPTHS; this comes from the exons ATGAACCGTTACCTGCCAGTGGCACGGCAGCACTTTTTGAGTGCACTCGCGAGCACGAGCGTGGTGGTCAAGTCCATATGTGCCACAGTGATCCTGCTGTACCTGCTCTCCTGGCCTGCTAACACCCCTTACCTGCTTGGCATCACACCTGGCTTCCTTTTCCCACCAAACTTCTGGATTTGGACGCTTCTGACCCATGCAGTGGTGGAGCAACACATTCTCGGCGTGGCGGTGAACATTGCTACTGTGATGGTTGCTGGACGGCTTTTGGAGCCATTATGGGGAGCGCTGGAGCTGCTGATCTTCTTCGCCGTGGTAAATGTAGCAGCGGGTCTCCTATCTGGACTCTCTTATCTCCTCACTTACGCTGCCACATTTGACCTGGACTACCTGTTTGCCGTGCGGGTGTATGGTGCACCCGCTTTTCTGGGGGGCGTTCTTGTAGCGCTGAAACAGACTGCAGGAGACACCACAGTGCTTCGGGTTCCTCAAGTACGCTTGAAAGCCGCCCCGGCACTAGCTTTGCTAGCAATAGCCGTCCTGCGGTTAGCAGGGATGCTGGACACTTCAGCTCCACTAGCAGCATGCGGGTACGGCGCTCTGTCCGGGTGGGTTTACCTGCGCTTCTACCAGAGGCACTCTAGGGGGCGTGGAGACATGTCAGACCACTTTGCCTTCGCCTCGTTCTTCCCAGAGGCACTCCAGCCAGCCGTTGGCTTTGCAGCTGGGCTTGTGCATGCTGCCCTTGTGAAGATAAAAGTTTGTCGTAAGATGGTGAAGCGATATGATGTCGGGGCTCCATCCTCCATCACCATCAGCCTACCAGGCACAGACCCACAAGACGCAGAAAGGCGGAG GCAACTGGCTTTGAAAGCTCTGAATGAGCGTCTGAAGCGTGTGGAAGACCAGTCGGCTTGGCCCAGCATGGAAGACgaggaggatgatgaagatgaggaGATGCGAACAGACACTCCTCTCCTTTCAAGCCGAGAGACTTTGCCACCAGCACCCAGCACCACACAAAATCCTACGGGACAACAGGAGTCCAGCATCATAAGTTTTGAAGATGCTCCGACCCATTCCTAA